agtcaaggagttccctttgtggctcagcagaaacgaaccccactaggatccatcaggatatgggttcaatccctggccttgctcagtgggttaaggatcctgtgttgccatgagctgtggtgtaggtcacagatgcagccccaaaaagaaccctagcctgggaacttccgtatgccacaggcgtggccctagaaagaaagaaagaaaagaaagatcggAAAAAAGGCCAAGTTTCCCCCTTGccaaatattacaaaaaaattctCTGATAAACAAATCCTGAATAATAATTAGACAAACAGCAATGCCCCCCACTTCAGGGTCTCGGCATGTGCACAGCGCCCTCTGGGGATGGCTGTTGCACACGACATCCTCCAAAATAAGAACTGGCGTTTACAGAGGTTGCCTCCAAAAAGGTATCCAGATGTAACATCAAGCAACGTAAAATTTTGAAGAgctattttaaaactatgttatAATTTATCTCCGTGAAAAACAGATATCAAGGAAGATCCTTAGTTCATTTGTGGCACCCACTGTGCCTCCTCTCACTGGCTGGGATTTTCTTCTGTCAACAGTGAAGATGGATTAATTACAGCTACATCGACAGTGCAGATGAATCTCAGCAGCATaagagtgattttaaaaagcaagtcaggagttctcgtcgtggcgcagtggttaacgaatccgactaggaaccatgaggttgcgggttcggtccctgcccttgctcagtgggttaacgatccggcgttgccgtgagctgtggtgtaggttgcagacgcggctcggatcccgcattgctgtggctctggtgtaggccagtggctacagctgccattcgacccctagcctgggaacctccatatgccacaggagcggcccaagaaatagcaaaaagccaaaaaaaagaaagcaagtcaagggagttcccttatggcacagcgggttaaggatccgtcgttgctgtagctgtggcccagACCACAACTGTGGGGCacgttcaaaccctggcccagcaacgtccatgtgatgcaggtgctgccaaatatgtaaataaataaaaagcaagtcgcatggtgggaatgtaaaatggtaccaCCGCTCtggaaaagtttggcagtttcttttaaaaacaaacatgtacTTACCCTatgcccagcagcagcagcactccCTAGCACTTACCCCAGAGAAATGGAAGCTTACAGCTACACAAACATCTGCACACAAAGgttcataacagctttatttctAATAGTcaacctatttttaaattaataacaagaagaggagctcccactgtggcacaatgggagcAGCAGCATGTTCTGTTCccccccagcacagtgggttaaggatccagcattgctgcagctgtggcttatttCGTGGCTGCGGCTATGATCCCCCCCGCCCAAgagctccatatgctacggggcagccaaaaacaaacaaacaaaaaaaccaagaagaatATCATGTACTACCAGGTATAactaaaaccatttttttcctctttttatggccatacctgcagcgtatggaagatcccaggccaggggttgaacggaagatgcagctgcaggctgaTACCACATCCTTGACAgcaatggatccaagccacatctgcaacctatgctgcaactttcagcaacaccatatccttaacccactgagcaaggccagggatcaaacccacatcctcacagagacagtgttaggtcctaacacactgagccacaatgggaactcctgaaaccataTATAAGAAAAAACCATGTCCATAACTTTACATGCCCTTACAAttaagaaaaagggggaaatgagTTAACTAAGCCTGAATGCCTAAGAAagcaaaagggaaggaaagactcCAGTGGACTGATTGATGGGGGCATGTAGTACCAGATAGGGGACCTGTCTGGGCATCGAGCACCCAGCTGCTCTTCCTCGTGGGGCTGGCCTCCAAGAGGCTGAATAAACTCATTATTTCTCAATACCGTCCGgccaggggaggaagagagaattcATCCAAAATCAGAGTCTTCCTCACAAAGCACACCTTCCTGCCTTCCAGGCTGCCCGGAGGTGAGGAGCAAGGCACCTCTGGTCAGTGGCCAGAGCAGGTGGCTGCCAAAGTGTCCCTAGAGGTGGATCAAGCCAAGGAGATCTAAGGTGGGCGTGAGAGTGCCCGACATATTAGCAAATCACTTTCTTCAGGGTAgctaaaaggaaggaagagtaggagttcccaagtggcatggcaggttaaggacctggccttatcactgctgtgacttgggtttgatccctggcccaggaacttccacatgccacaggtggggccaacccccccccaaaaaaagacatacacatggccaacaggtacctaaaaagatgctcaacatcactaatcatcagagaaatacaaatcaaaaccgcacctgttagaatggctattatcaaaaagacaagaaaggggagttccctggtggctcagtgggataaggatctggtgtggtccctgctgtggctcaggtcactgctgcattgcaggttccatccctggcgcaggaacttgcacatgctatgggcacggccaaaataaaaagacaagaaataacaagataacaagtgttggcaaggatgtggggaaaagggaacctctGAACATGGTTGGCGGGAATGTGAATCGGTGCAGCcacaaaggaaaacagtatgtaggagcctcataaaactaaaaatagaactatcacatgctccagcaattccacccctgggcatataatcagagaaaactctaatttgaaaagaaacaggCAGcccgatgttcacagcagcactaggaACAGCGGGCAAGATACGGAAACACCGGAGTGTTCACCGGCAGAGCAGTGGATGCAGAAGGTGAGGTTCGTGAACGCGATGGAAGGCCACTCAGCCGCAGAAAGAATGAAGACTGCTTCAGAGTTGAATTGGAGTCTAGTCGAGTCACAATGTTGtgaccatttctgctgtacaacaaagcgagtcggttacacacacacatcccttcaaaagaatgaaatttcgcCAGGTGCGACAACATGGGTGAAACCTGCAGACTATCAcgcttagtgaaataagacaaacagagaaagacaggtgctatatgctatcacttatgtgtggaatctaaaaaacacaccaaatgaatgaatataacaaaagggaaacagatacacagatacagagaacaaaggagTGGTtacccctgggggagggggaggggcacaaTGCGTGTTAGGAATTAAGAGGCGCAAACTacaatgtacaaaataaataagctgcaaggacattgtacaacacagggaatacaaacaatattttataataatttatcctttttatctatttattgccacactcacagcatatggaggttcccaggctaggggccaatcggagctacagctgcaggcctaccccacagctcacagccacatcaGCCACATCtacagtgtctgtgacctagaccacagctcgcagcaacgccagatccttaacccactgagtgaggccagggattgaacctgcaacctcatggttcctagtcagatttgtttccactgtgtcacgacaggaactccataagttagcaatttttaaataataacaattttcagtatttcttggccgcactcacagcattcagaagttcccaggcaggtgatcaaacctgtgccacaacagtgacaatgccagatccttaaccctgtgagccTCCATGGAACTGCCTATCACATCTCTTTCAATCTGCGTGGGCTTTTCTGTGGCCCGGTGCATGATTCTTTTTTGCAAATATTCCATGAGCTTAAACAGAGGCAAAGtgctctctctctacacacagcAATTCAATTGAGCTTGGTTTCTTTATTCTCACACGTTTTTTGTCTGCACACGCCTCCATTACTGGACCAGGTGTACTGAAGCCTGGGGACCGGTGAAGACAGGGTCTGTGGCCCAGCCTGCAGGCCGCCCGCCAGTGCAGCCAGTGCACGGACgccgtggggggagggggcggagcccggggcggggagggggggcagcAGTCAGTCCCGTTGCCAGGAGGCGGAACCCGGACACAATGGGGTCTGGGACTTGGGCCCGGGAGGGGCAGGAATCCAGACACCCCACCCTGCCGTCCCAGCCGGGACACCAGGAGCAGGTCAGTGCATCAACTTCTCGGGCCTCCCCGGCACTAGGGCCCCCACACCAACCCCCTCGCCCGGGTATCCTCCCTCGATGTCTCTAAAATATCCGGGGTCTCCAGAACCCCAGGGAATTCCTCTCCCGTGTAGAGTTCAAACTTGGCGCGCGCATATAAACCCCTACTGAATTCCTTTTGGGGGTAGGGGACGGGACAGGGCCTCGAAGCTGGGTCCCTGTCCCGCACCCCCCTGGAGCGGAGAAAGCTGGCGTTTGTTAGCCTGGCGCCTAGGATACGCGTGGGCCCCGCCCCGGAGTCAGGCCCAGCtggagggggttggggagtgCGTCCCCGCGAGTCGGGTGGAGGGGCCCGGGCGGTCACCTTGTGTCCGCAGGTGTTGCAGGCCAGGCCGAAAGCGCTCCCACCGCGCCATGGGCTCTGACGTCTGGGTTGGCCCTTGGCGGCCGCACCGGCCCCGCGGCCCCATTGCAGCGCTCTACAGCGGCCCGGGGCCCAAGTACAAGCTGCCACCCAACACCGGTACCAgcggcgggccgggggcggggggtggcccGGGTCCGTCCCGGAGGGGAGCCGCCGGCGCCTGGTGATGCTGGGGCGCCCCGCAGGCTACATCCTGCACGACCCGTCGCGGCCCCGCGCCCCCGCCTTCACCTTCGGCGCGCGCCTCCCCACGCAGCAGACTTCGTGCGGCCCCGGGCCAGGCTACCTGGTGCCTGCTCGCATGACCGTGCGCGGCCGCGACGGCGCCCCTGCCTACTCCATCTTCGGCCGCCCGCGCCACACAGCGCCCTTCCTCACTCCCGGACCGGGTCAGGACCCTGGGACCCCGGCCTCCCCAACGCCGAGCTACCCCCAGGGACGCCCACTCGGGAACACCCCCCGCACACACCTAAGTCCCCCTCGAGCACCCTAACACTCCAAATTCGCCCCCCTGTCTCAGAAGAACTCCAAGCCCCACCGGGCCTTGGCAGACCGTGGTTCGAATTCCCCCTAATCCCTGGGCCCCAGCCTAGTCCCCCACCCGGCCTGCAATCCAGTTCGGCCGACACCCGAGTCCGCCCGCAGGCAGGTACTTCCCGGAGCGAGCGGGGAACGTGGCGTACCCCAGCGCGCCCCGGCACACCATCGCTCCCCGAAACTGGGGCCTCCGCGCGGAGCCGCAGACCCCAGGTGAGCCCAGGAAGGCCCTCCCAGCACCGGGAGTGGCGTGGAGACCAGCCGGTTCTCAAAGACCCACCCTCACTggctcccccaggccctgggaccTACACTGTACCGTCGCTCCTGGGCCCGCGCGTCGTCGGTAAAGTCTCCGCCCCGACTTACTCCATCTACGGCCGCAGCGCGGTGGGCAGCTTCTGCGAGGACCTcagcaaggtgagggagggactGCCCGCCCTGCGCGACGAGGGGTCAGCGGTCGGCGGGCCTAGAAGCCGGACAGAGCGCCCCTGCCGCCCTCCTGCAGACCCCAGGGCCCTGCGCCTACCACGTGGTGAACCCTGGGATCTACAAGCCCCGGGCCCCCCAGTTCTCGATGCTGGCGCGGACCTCGCTCCCCCGGGGCAACACACTGAATCCCGGGCCCGCAGCCTACAACGTGGACCAGGTAGTCTGCAATTCGGGGTCAAGGATCAGAGGCGGGAGAAGGAGGTCCAGATGGGGATGGAGGGTCTGAGGTGGGAGGGTTGGGGCCCGGGAGCCTGGGGCCGGCGGCGTCTCCAGATCACCGATGTCCCCTGGGCCCACAGCCCCGGAAGCCTCGCGGCTGGAGCTTTGGGATTAGGCACTCGGACTACCTGGCCCCGATGGTGTTCGATGTGGATGACTGACCAGCCGCACGGACGCAGCCCCACAAATGTTTCTAAAAACTTCTGGAGCCAGCAACGTGTCAGCCTCTTTGTGCTCGCGGCGCCGCGCGCGGCCTAAAGGGGCAGGTGGGCGCGCCGGCCATGTCCAGAACCTCACGCTCCCGCGGGCCCTCGGGGACGGGAGGGATTAGGACAGAAGTGAGCAGGGTCGTCCCGCCCCTCCGAAGTGGCAAGTGGCGCCCGGCCCAGAACCCCGCCTGGCGGGAGGCCCCGCCCCTACTCGGCTCCAGCCCCGCGCgctgtcccagagttcccacctCGTGGCCGCCCTCCTGACCGGGTGAAATTTGGCTGGGGTCTGCACAGGACGCGGACAGGGTTAGGGCAGGTTCCAGGttcggggcgggggcgggggagggggtcaaGTTGTCAGGTCTTGACGTGGGAGGCAGACACAGAGACAGGCAGACAGGAAACACAGACAcgggagagaaagaggggacaGGGCCGCAGACACAGGGCAGCCACAGGTTCCAGATGTGTGTGGCAGACGGGAGTGGTGATGACCCCAATCGTCCCGGCCCCACCTGCCCCTGTCACACCTGCTGACCTCTTCCCAGCAGCTGCCTGAGCTGACCTGCCTGAAGCCAAGGGACATCAGGGGCTTCCCTGCCACGCTGGACCAGAGGCGGAAAGCTCACAAATCTGTGTGAGGTCAGGCCCAGAGATTGCCCACCCCAGGGAGGCCACAAGGCCCCAGAACTGTCACTGACACTGAGGATAGCCCACCGCTATGGGAACACCCCCTGTGCTGCCCACAACACCTTACCTGTGCCTAAAGGCCATGCTCCTGGCCATCTGGAGTGACAGCAGCACAGCAGCTGGAGTGGCCTGAAGCCTGGTGCCAGTAGCTTGAGGACAAACATGGCCCCGGGGCAGGGTCCTGGCACCTGCCCTGGCTGCCTGTGGCTGCAAGTTTAGAAGACACTTCCTCTACAGACCACAGAAGCCGGCTCCTAACCTCAAGCCTGGCCCAGACAGAGCCTCCAAAGGTGGGACCCTGGCTTCTCATCCCCCCCAGGACAGAATTGGCCCTCCCTTCCCATCAGCCACCATTAACAGAACCAAGTCATCCAGATCCCCCTTCCCCGTCAGGccctttcccccccaccccggctcaGAACTCCCAGCGAAGAGCTAGGTTCTGCTCTCCCTCCATTCCCCCAGACTTATGTCCCCAATGACAGGTACCCATCTACTCCTACACTGACACCCCCCATCCCAAATCAggacagtttcttttctttttctttttaggctacactcacggcatatggaagttcccgggccagggatcgaaccctcgccgCCAcacagacaatgctggatccgtaacctgctgtgccatagctgGAACTCCCAAGACATTTCTCCATTCCCACCCCAGCTGGACACCCACTATTCTACTTAGTAAATGCTTAACTTCAGCTGAAGTCCTAACCAGGGAGGGTGAGGAGAAATGTGAGGGCGGGGAGGTGGCTGTGCATGTGTACTCGGCATGCATACTTGGCCCAGCATGTACCAGAAATTAGCAGACGTGGTCTGGACACATGGAGGGCACCTTGGAGAAACTGGAGTCTATTCATGGATTCGCTGTCACTCAGCGCCCAGAGCAGGGACAGGTAGGCCACCGATTGATAATACAGCTGGGTTATTGATGACAAAAATGGCCAGAATCTCTGGAGGATCACTAAGGAAGATACTGATCAGTTATTCATGAGTCATTGGACTTTGGTCACCGTTATCAAGGGAAAAGTGATTGCTGTCAATAGGAACTTGGACAAAATAACTGGGGGCCACAGGACAGGGATCCATATCCTTGATGAGTCATTAGTGAAGACCTATCAGAATTGCGATTTTGGAATTTGTCAAGGTTGCTGATGACTCTTTGTTCAGCGTTAGTGATGGGGTCACTGGAGCCCTGAGGTGGGGAAGCTGGCCAAATGCAAGGGCTGCTGGGCAAGTGGgctgctgtgtcatgggtcaGAACAGGAGGGTGGTACCTGTGGATGGAATCCTATACGCCCGGGTTGACAGCCCGTCCCTCATCACAGGTGACCTGACCCCAGACTCCAGCATCCCCCTCCCGCATGTTAAAAACCCCTGATCTCCAATCACACACAATCACAGGTGATCTGACCCAAACCCAGGATCACTGTTCCACACCACAGGGCGCCTGACAACTCACTCAAGAGGGTGACCAGACGGATGCACATGTCATCCTATCACATGGGGACTTCCATAGCCAGGTCCCCCGACCCCTCGTGACTGATCCGAGTCAGCCAGCGTTCCCCACATCTCCCAGGAAGCTTCGGGAGCTCCATCACTCCATCACTTCCAGACCCCTTAACCTCCCCCCTAAGATGGCGTGGACAGCTTGTCTGCTCTCTCGATGGACAGGAAGTAAGAGAGACACAGGCCCTGGAGCCGGCAAGAGCACTGGTGAGCACCTGTGCTGCCGGACCCGGTCACCCGTCACCAGGCTCGGTGAGGGGACAGGGAAAGGGCAGAGATCCCCTACCCGcgcccagcccaggcccctcctCACTCCCCGTCCCCTCGTGCGCGCCAGTCGACACGTAGCAACGAAGCTCAGGAGGCGCGCATCCTTTCCGGTGCCCGGCACCCGGGGCCGGGCAAACTAAGACAGCAGCCAGCGTGGGGGGGGCCGCCCCAGAAAAACCCCGCCTCCCGTCACGTAGCTTCCGGCCGGCCAGCCACCTCTGGCGCATGCGCACGCGCAGCAGCCGGGCCCGCTTTACGCCCTTCCGCGCGAGCGCGGCGCCGTTGACGCATGCGCGCTGGCGTCGAGAGGGGCGGGGGCCCAGAGCTGCCTTCCGGTTCCCCTCCTCAGACTCGCGGGACGGTGCGGCGCGCTGGGGGCCCGGGAGATCCGCCTGTGCCGGCGCCCTGCAAACGTCTACAAGCTGGCTGCATTTGCAGGCCCATCTCGTACATCGCTTAGAGCGCATTTTGTAAAGGAGGAAGCTGGTACAGACAGGTTACGAGACGTGACCAAGGTCATCCAGCCCTCCCAAGTCCAGGAACCGTCGGACCGGGCGCAGGCCGGACGTTCAGAAGTCTTCGAGAGATCCTCCCAGTAGCAGCAGTCGAACAGGTGAGGGGGAGTCCTAAGATCTCCGCCTAACAAACCTCCAGGGGCCCCTGAGAGGAACGGAGGCCACCGAAGCCACAGCAGGGCGTGGGCCACGACCCCAGAGCTGCGGTGGGATGCCCAGCTGTGAAGGTGGGCTGGAGGCAAGTGGAAACCTTTTGCTACTCCAGGGTGGCTGCGGGCCCGGCAGGTTCAACGAGCGAAGGACTGGAGGGGGCGTGGAGCCCGCGGGTAACTGGAGGCTGCGGTGCGGGTGGCACCGGGTTACCGCTAAGTGCGGGGGAGGGAGCCAAAACAGCGCGGTTGAAGTGGCCTCAGAGGGAAAAGGCTGCAAAAGGGGCGGAGAAGTTGGTCTTTTGGGGGTTGAAGCGAGAGGCTCACCCACCTCCTTTCAAGAAGTAGAAGTTTATTGCAAACATAGATACGCTCAGGAACCCGGAGGAGGCAGGCGCTTGGAACGCTTCCGTCAGCTCAGACCCCCAGGTGCTGCCGAGCGCTGGGCTCGTTAGACTGAGGTTCTCCCGTTAAAGGACAGGAGGGACAGTTGTGGATGTTTGATGACGCCTAAGCTGGAGTTTGAGGTTTCAGAGGCGAAGCATGTGTGAGTGATGGCGGGGGCTGGCTGAGCAGCTGCTGACAGCAGAGCCCTCATAGGGTTGGGCCTTGAGGTGGTGGCAGGTCTCTCCAGAATGATGGACAACCCAGGAGGCCAAGGCACCTTCTGGCTTCTGACGCCTCTGCTCTTTTCCAGGAGCATCAGGTCCATGCTGGCTCGGGCACCCAAGGCTTGGCACGGGCTCTTTCTGCTCAGGCCTCTGGCCCTCCCTAGGATCCAGGGAGCTGAGGCCGGGCAGGTGAGATACCGGCTCTTAGCAAGGCAGGGCCCTGCAGAAACCGGCAAGCCAGGCCAGCCCCGGGGCCCTCGGCTGCAAACTAGGTTGCTGATCACAGCCTTGattggggctgggctgggtggagCCTGGCTGGCCTTGAGGGCGGAGAAGGAGCAGTGGCGGCAGCAACAGCGGACAGAGGCCCTGCGCCGGGCCGCTGTGGGCCAAGGCGACTTCAGTCTTCTGGATCACCGAGGCCAAGTTCGCTGCAAAGCTGACTTTCGGGGCCAGTGGGTGCTGATATACTTTGGCTTCACTCACTGCCCAGACATCTGCCCCGATGAGCTGGAGAAGCTGGTGCAGGTGGTGCGGCAGCTGGAGGCGGAGCCTGGCCTGCCCCCGGTGCAGCCCCTCTTCATTACTGTGGACCCTGAGAGGGACGATGTCGCGGCCATGGCCCGCTACGTGCAGGACTTCCACCCAAGGCTGCTGGGCCTGACGGGCTCTGCTGAGCAGATCGCCCAGGTGAGCCGCAGCTACCGAGTATACTACAGCGCTGGCCCCAAGGACGAGGACCAGGATTACATCGTGGACCATTCCATCGCCATCTACCTGCTCAGCCCCGACGGCCTCTTCACCGACTACTACGGCAGGGCCAGGTCGGCCCAGCAGATCACGGACAGTGTGCGGGGCCACATGGCTGCCTTCCGCAGTGTGCTGCACTGAGTCGGGTCATTAAAAGGTGAGATGCAGCCGTGTGTGCGCGGGATCTGTACCAGCAGCCCCTGGAGACCACGGCAGGAGGGGGGCTCGGACCGGCTGCTCGCTGGGTGCAGGGGACAGACAGCCCCTTCCTCCACACAGAACAGTTTTGTAAGGTTTCTTAGGGGATTGGGGGGGTGGCAACACTTTATTAGGTTGGGGCAGCCAGGAAGCAAAGTGGAACGAGCAGAGGCACGTGGGGGACGGGGCTCCAGGGCCCGGCCCCAGGCTCAGTGCTCTCCATTCAGGGCCATGGAGGGGGCAGCGTAGGTCTGGAAGCGCTGGTGGGCCCGCTGGTACGTGAGCAGTCTCAGGGACATGGTGTCCACGGCCGCCTCCAGCCCCGGCTCCTGGGTGATCTCTACCGTGTAGTCATTGGCCTGTGGGGACGAAGTATCAGCAGAAACCAGGGACCACTTCCCTCCCA
Above is a window of Sus scrofa isolate TJ Tabasco breed Duroc chromosome 5, Sscrofa11.1, whole genome shotgun sequence DNA encoding:
- the ODF3B gene encoding outer dense fiber protein 3B isoform X1, which translates into the protein MGSDVWVGPWRPHRPRGPIAALYSGPGPKYKLPPNTGYILHDPSRPRAPAFTFGARLPTQQTSCGPGPGYLVPARMTVRGRDGAPAYSIFGRPRHTAPFLTPGPGRYFPERAGNVAYPSAPRHTIAPRNWGLRAEPQTPGPGTYTVPSLLGPRVVGKVSAPTYSIYGRSAVGSFCEDLSKTPGPCAYHVVNPGIYKPRAPQFSMLARTSLPRGNTLNPGPAAYNVDQPRKPRGWSFGIRHSDYLAPMVFDVDD
- the SCO2 gene encoding SCO cytochrome oxidase deficient homolog 2 isoform X1, with translation MLARAPKAWHGLFLLRPLALPRIQGAEAGQVRYRLLARQGPAETGKPGQPRGPRLQTRLLITALIGAGLGGAWLALRAEKEQWRQQQRTEALRRAAVGQGDFSLLDHRGQVRCKADFRGQWVLIYFGFTHCPDICPDELEKLVQVVRQLEAEPGLPPVQPLFITVDPERDDVAAMARYVQDFHPRLLGLTGSAEQIAQVSRSYRVYYSAGPKDEDQDYIVDHSIAIYLLSPDGLFTDYYGRARSAQQITDSVRGHMAAFRSVLH